A stretch of DNA from Mycoplasma wenyonii str. Massachusetts:
TTTAGATTTATAAATTAAAATCCATTAGATTTTTTGCAGTGGATCTACTTCTAGAAACCAAAAAACATTTTTATAGCCTACAAGGGGATGAAGCTAAAAGTCAACTTTTTAAAACACTTAAATCTGGAGATGTCATCTTGGTTCAAGAAAAGATCATAGATGACAAGAAGAAAGAGAGAATTCAAAAGTTTGAAGGAATACTAATAAGAAAAAGAGGTTCTTTATTAGGAGAAAATATTCTACTAAGAGAAAAACTAAAGAATCATTGAGTTGAAAAAGCTTTCTTTATTCATTCTCCATTAATTCATAAGATAGAAAGAGTAAGAGAAGGAAGATCTAGAAGAGCTTATCTTTCTTATCTAAGAAATCCTGAATCTCTTCCAATTAAACTAAAAAGATTAAAGGCTAAGTCAACTAATCAAGCTAAGAAATAATGCCAATTATAAAGGTAAAAGATAGTGAAATTGAACAAGCTCTAATAGAGTTCAAAAAGCTTTCAGTTGAAGTTAAGAGAACAGCTATGAGATATCTTTTTCACTTAAGACCTGCTCTTCAAAAGAAAGAAAAGAAGAAAAGAGCTGATATGAGAAGAAAGTTCTACTAATATTTATTAGTAGTTAAACAATGAAAGTAGTTGAATATGTTATTCAAGATGAAGTTGGATTGCACGCAAGACCTGCTTCTAAACTAGTTCAATCTCTTTCTAAATTTCAATCTTCTATATTTATTGAATTTGAAGGGAAGAAAGCCAATGCTAAATCTATTATTAACCTTATGTCTTTAGGAGTTACTGGAAAGTCTAAGGTTCTATTTCATATAGAAGGAGCTGACGAAGAAGAACTATCTAACTCTTTAGTTGGAATACTATCTGAACACGGAATCTAAACTAACTGTAACAAGTAGGAACCTTCAGAAGTCTTTAGTAGCCTAGTATATCCCCCTTTTCTACTCTTATATTTCTTAGCTAACTCTTCAAATAGTTTCTTTACTAGCTCTTCTCTAGTGAACTTAGAAGTTCTCAGTACTATAGAGTAAGCTTTTCTCTTAGTAATTAAGTTATCTTCTTTTGCAAGAGTTATTAGTTTTTCAAAATATCTTTGAGTTGATCTAGCACAACTTAATTTAGTAGTAATCTGACCATAAGAAATTAAGTCAGAACATTGTTGTCTAGTGATCATCTTTCTTCTAGCTGAGTCAAATCCTTTTTTGTGTATGTAAGACATTATCTAACAGCTAACTTAATTAATGAGTACTCTTGGTTAAGTTTATTAAATCTCTTAGGTTCCAAATCTCTCATACTAAAGGATTTTGATATCTTGGCTTTAAGAAGAGGGATAGCTGGATATAACAACATAGCTCCAAATATCAATAACTTAAATATTGAGATAATCAATTTTCCATTTCCATAAAACAATCCAACTACATTATTTAGTAAGAAGTAAATAATGGCTATAAGGATACTAATAGAAGTTAGATAGTTTGCTTTAAGCTCTCTTCTAGAGTTTCAAAGAACCATTCCCAAAATACCAAAGATAATTAGAGAGTTCAACTCTGCCAATATATCATTAATCTCTCAGAGTAATTCATTCCCTCCTTTTGCCCAATATATTAGTTGAGAGATGGTAGCCATTATTAAGGCCACTCCTGCTATTTGTCTTAAAAAATAAAACCAAACTGATAGCTTAGTCTCTAAGCTGTATTTCCTATTACCTACCTTAAAAAATCTATCTCTTATCCCACCTAAATCTCTGAAGTTGTACTTATAGTGCAATTGAATTACTTGATTTAGACCACACATACAAGCCACATTTAAGCTAGATAAGAAAGTTAAGAATATAAGAATTATCAATACATCTTTGAAATTCTTATCTTCCACTAACTTCTTAAATTTCAAAAAATCACCTGTATTTCCCTCGCCCAACAAGGTAATACTTATGACTAAGAAATAAATCAAAGTAATTGCTATAAAAGAGAGTGAAACTATCTTTCTAAAAGAAGTCTTCTTTGCTGTTTTTTCCTTAAGAGCTAGCACAGAGTAAAACCCATCATACATAAAGAAGATAGAAGGCAGTCCTGAAAGCAAAATAGTTCAACCTCCTAAACTATTAAGTCCTGTTAGTTGAGTTGTGGATTGTTCAGTCTTCTCATCACTTTCATTAACAAAATAAGAGTGAATTCCAAACCCCAGTGTGTAAAGTATTGCCAAAAATATAGAAAAAGAAAGACATTTCTGTAACAACACAGCCCCCTTAAAAGAAAAGACATTCAAGCTAATAACTAAAAAACTAATTACTATTGCACAAATTGAGGCCTCTCAAACTCAAAGAAAGTGTTGACCATTAATTCACTTAATTAGATAGATAGAAGTAGTGAGTATTCCTAGTGGGTGTAATAACTTAGTAGTAAACTCTAATGCTCAACTCTTAAAGTTAGAACCACAATATTCCTCAACTCACTCTATAAATCCTCTACTGCTGCTAGTTTTCTTATCTACTAGTCTTGTAAAGGCTCAACACATAGAGATAATTAAGCCTGCAGAGATACAAAAGAGAACTAAGATAGGTCAAAAGTTTTGATTAGAAAGCTCTATTAAAGTCTTTGACTTCAAGAAAATTCCCACTCCCAACATGGAACAAATAGAGATAATGAATAGCTTTCTGCTATTCAACTCTTTAGGAGCAGAGGAGTTAAAAGAAAAAGACTTAATCACTAGTATTGACCTAATATAAAGTTCTTGAATTCTTTAGTTTGTGGAGAGGTAAACATCTTTGGAGTAGGACCATACTCAATTATTCTCCCCCCTTTTAAAAAGATTGTGTAATCGGCTATGTGTTTTACTTGCGATAGAGAGTGAGAGACTATTATGACTGTGATCTTGTGTGCAATTTTCAAAATTAATTTCTCAATTTTAGAAGCGGAAGAAGGATCTAAGGCACTAGTTGGTTCATCCATTAATAAAAGTTCAGGATCTAAGATTAGAGCTCTCGCGAAACAGAGCTTTTGCGCTTGCCCCACAGATAAAGTCCCAATGGGACAACTATCTAATCTATCTTTAAGCTCTTCTCAGAGATCACATTCAATCAATATCTTCTTCAACTTAAGCTCTAGCAATTTAGAGTCATAGAGCCCTCTAGCCTTAAGAGCAAATAAGATATTCTCTCTAATAGTTAGAGGGAATAAAACAGGTAATTGACTAATTAAACCTATTTTCTTTTTCAATAGCTCTATAGGAAAAGAGTTAGAGAATATTTCTGTTCCCCTGTAAACTATCTGACCCTCTCAACTATACTGAGAGCTATTCTC
This window harbors:
- a CDS encoding 50S ribosomal protein L19; protein product: MDLLLETKKHFYSLQGDEAKSQLFKTLKSGDVILVQEKIIDDKKKERIQKFEGILIRKRGSLLGENILLREKLKNHWVEKAFFIHSPLIHKIERVREGRSRRAYLSYLRNPESLPIKLKRLKAKSTNQAKK
- a CDS encoding phosphate ABC transporter ATP-binding protein encodes the protein MRFSWKRTHIPSYKLFSSEEESEFLYIKDFSLFLNRDGEKKKALHNINLTFSRNKVWGIVGPSGAGKSLLLNSISKGILEKENSSQYSWEGQIVYRGTEIFSNSFPIELLKKKIGLISQLPVLFPLTIRENILFALKARGLYDSKLLELKLKKILIECDLWEELKDRLDSCPIGTLSVGQAQKLCFARALILDPELLLMDEPTSALDPSSASKIEKLILKIAHKITVIIVSHSLSQVKHIADYTIFLKGGRIIEYGPTPKMFTSPQTKEFKNFILGQY
- the rplQ gene encoding 50S ribosomal protein L17, yielding MSYIHKKGFDSARRKMITRQQCSDLISYGQITTKLSCARSTQRYFEKLITLAKEDNLITKRKAYSIVLRTSKFTREELVKKLFEELAKKYKSRKGGYTRLLKTSEGSYLLQLV
- a CDS encoding amino acid permease; the encoded protein is MIKSFSFNSSAPKELNSRKLFIISICSMLGVGIFLKSKTLIELSNQNFWPILVLFCISAGLIISMCWAFTRLVDKKTSSSRGFIEWVEEYCGSNFKSWALEFTTKLLHPLGILTTSIYLIKWINGQHFLWVWEASICAIVISFLVISLNVFSFKGAVLLQKCLSFSIFLAILYTLGFGIHSYFVNESDEKTEQSTTQLTGLNSLGGWTILLSGLPSIFFMYDGFYSVLALKEKTAKKTSFRKIVSLSFIAITLIYFLVISITLLGEGNTGDFLKFKKLVEDKNFKDVLIILIFLTFLSSLNVACMCGLNQVIQLHYKYNFRDLGGIRDRFFKVGNRKYSLETKLSVWFYFLRQIAGVALIMATISQLIYWAKGGNELLWEINDILAELNSLIIFGILGMVLWNSRRELKANYLTSISILIAIIYFLLNNVVGLFYGNGKLIISIFKLLIFGAMLLYPAIPLLKAKISKSFSMRDLEPKRFNKLNQEYSLIKLAVR
- a CDS encoding HPr family phosphocarrier protein produces the protein MKVVEYVIQDEVGLHARPASKLVQSLSKFQSSIFIEFEGKKANAKSIINLMSLGVTGKSKVLFHIEGADEEELSNSLVGILSEHGI